The Argopecten irradians isolate NY chromosome 16, Ai_NY, whole genome shotgun sequence genome window below encodes:
- the LOC138310031 gene encoding mucin-22-like encodes MATTSGQTSQMANTTGQTRPMATTTGQMATTTVQTRPMATTTVQTRQMATTTVQTRPMATTTVQTRPMATTTVQTRPMATTTVQTRPMATTTGQTRQMATTTGQTRQMATTTGQTRQMATTTGQTRQMATTTGQTRRMTTMTGQTRQMATTTGQTRQMATTTGQTRQMATMTGQTRQMATTTGQTRQMTTTTGQIRRMATTTGQTRKMAITTGQTRQMAITTGQTRQMTTTTGQERQMATTTGQERQMATTIGQTRQTATTTGQTRKMASTTDKPDKWLSQQDKQDK; translated from the coding sequence ATGGCTACCACATCAGGACAAACAAGTCAAATGGCTAACACAACAGGACAAACAAGACCAATGGCTACCACAACAGGACAAATGGCTACAACAACAGTACAAACAAGACCAATGGCTACAACAACAGTACAAACAAGACAAATGGCTACCACAACAGTACAAACAAGACCAATGGCTACAACAACAGTACAAACAAGACCAATGGCTACAACAACAGTACAAACAAGACCAATGGCTACAACAACAGTACAAACAAGACCAATGGCTACCACAACAGGACAAACCAGACAAATGGCTACCACAACAGGACAAACAAGACAAATGGCTACCACAACAGGACAAACAAGACAAATGGCTACCACAACAGGACAAACAAGACAAATGGCTACCACAACAGGACAAACAAGACGAATGACTACCATGACAGGACAAACAAGACAAATGGCTACCACAACAGGACAAACAAGACAAATGGCTACCACAACAGGACAAACAAGACAAATGGCTACCATGACAGGACAAACCAGACAAATGGCTACCACAACAGGACAAACAAGACAAATGACTACCACAACAGGACAAATAAGACGAATGGCTACCACAACAGGTCAAACAAGAAAAATGGCTATCACAACAGGACAAACCAGACAAATGGCTATCACAACAGGACAAACAAGACAAATGACTACCACAACAGGACAAGAAAGACAAATGGCTACCACAACAGGACAAGAAAGACAAATGGCTACCACAATAGGACAAACAAGACAAACGGCTACCACAACAGGTCAAACAAGAAAAATGGCTTCAACAACAGACAAACCAGACAAATGGCTATCACAACAGGACAAACAAGACAAATGA
- the LOC138310032 gene encoding involucrin-like, whose translation MTTTTGQERQMATTTGQTRQMATTTGQTRQMATTTRQTRRMATTTGQERQMATTTGQTRQMATTTGQTRQMATTTGQTRQMATTTGQTRQMATTTGQTRQMATQQDKKDKWLPQQDKQDKWLPQQDKQDKWLPQQDKQDKWLPQQDKQDKWLPQQDKQDEWLQQQDKPDKWLPQQVKQEKWLSQQDKPDKWLPQQDKQDKWLPQQDKQDKWLPNRTRKTNSYYNRTNNTNDN comes from the coding sequence ATGACTACCACAACAGGACAAGAAAGACAAATGGCTACCACGACAGGACAAACAAGACAAATGGCTACCACAACAGGACAAACAAGACAAATGGCTACCACAACAAGACAAACAAGACGAATGGCTACCACAACAGGGCAAGAAAGACAAATGGCTACCACGACAGGACAAACAAGACAAATGGCTACCACAACAGGACAAACAAGACAAATGGCTACCACAACAGGACAAACAAGACAAATGGCTACCACAACAGGACAAACAAGACAAATGGCTACCACAACAGGACAAACAAGACAAATGGCTACCCAACAGGACAAGAAAGACAAATGGCTACCACAACAGGACAAACAAGACAAATGGCTACCACAACAGGACAAACAAGACAAATGGCTACCACAACAGGACAAACAAGACAAATGGCTACCACAACAGGACAAACAAGACAAATGGCTACCACAACAGGACAAACAAGACGAATGGCTACAACAACAGGACAAACCAGACAAATGGCTACCACAACAGGTCAAACAAGAAAAATGGCTATCACAACAGGACAAACCAGACAAATGGCTACCACAACAGGACAAACAAGACAAATGGCTACCACAACAGGACAAACAAGACAAATGGCTACCCAACAGGACAAGAAAGACAAATAGCTACTACAACAGGACAAACAACACAAATGACAACTAA